One genomic segment of Kiritimatiella glycovorans includes these proteins:
- a CDS encoding anaerobic sulfatase maturase: MSTDTAAGRAPRSFHVLVKPIGPVCNMACRYCYYLEKRALYGEAHDYRMADDVLESFVRQYIAAQEVDEVEFGWQGGEPTLLGIDFFRRVVELQRKYADGKRVHNSLQTNGTLLNDEWAAFLKENDFLVGLSVDGPSDLHDYYRVDRAGNPAFDKVMAGLEALRKRDVEFNTLTCVNRLTSEHPLKVYRFLKQIGARHMQFIPLVERKADAQAREIGLELDVPPPVGEWEDGESPVTSWSVRPQAYGKFLTAIFDEWVRHDVGRFFVNVFDSSLANWAGFPGGVCVFRKTCGKALVLEHNGDLYSCDHYVYPEYLLGNITERSMVEMVESPRQKAFGDAKYEALPEQCLRCPWRFACNGECPKQRFLHAADGEAGLCYLCEGLQAFFAHIDPYMQEMTRLIQTNRPASEIMDVIAQRERGASAWRDVGRNDACPCGSGRKFKKCCGRSASQP; the protein is encoded by the coding sequence ATGTCCACGGACACTGCGGCCGGTAGAGCGCCGCGCAGCTTTCATGTGCTCGTCAAGCCTATCGGACCGGTGTGCAACATGGCCTGCCGGTACTGCTACTATCTCGAAAAACGCGCCCTCTACGGCGAGGCGCACGATTACCGCATGGCCGACGACGTGCTGGAGTCGTTCGTGCGCCAGTACATCGCGGCCCAGGAGGTCGACGAGGTCGAGTTCGGCTGGCAGGGCGGGGAGCCCACGCTGCTGGGCATCGACTTCTTTCGCCGAGTGGTCGAGCTGCAGCGGAAGTATGCCGACGGTAAGCGGGTCCATAATTCCCTGCAGACCAACGGCACGCTGCTGAACGACGAGTGGGCCGCTTTTCTGAAAGAAAATGATTTTCTGGTCGGGCTGTCCGTCGACGGCCCCTCCGATCTGCACGACTACTACCGTGTGGACCGCGCCGGGAACCCCGCCTTCGACAAGGTGATGGCCGGGCTGGAAGCGCTGAGAAAAAGGGACGTGGAGTTCAATACGCTGACCTGCGTGAACCGTCTGACGTCGGAACATCCGCTGAAGGTCTACCGCTTTCTGAAGCAGATCGGCGCCCGCCACATGCAGTTTATCCCGCTGGTGGAGCGTAAGGCGGATGCGCAGGCCCGCGAGATCGGGCTCGAACTCGATGTCCCGCCGCCCGTGGGGGAGTGGGAGGACGGGGAATCGCCGGTGACCTCCTGGAGCGTACGGCCTCAGGCCTACGGTAAGTTTCTGACGGCGATTTTCGACGAGTGGGTCCGGCACGATGTCGGTCGTTTCTTCGTCAATGTCTTCGATTCCTCGCTGGCCAACTGGGCGGGGTTTCCGGGCGGGGTCTGCGTCTTCCGGAAGACGTGCGGAAAGGCGCTGGTGCTGGAGCACAACGGCGATCTCTACTCCTGTGATCACTACGTCTATCCGGAGTACCTGCTCGGCAACATCACCGAACGGTCGATGGTGGAGATGGTCGAATCGCCGCGTCAGAAGGCCTTCGGCGACGCCAAGTACGAGGCGCTGCCCGAACAGTGCCTGCGCTGTCCGTGGCGCTTCGCATGCAACGGCGAGTGTCCCAAGCAGCGCTTTCTCCACGCCGCCGACGGCGAGGCGGGGCTGTGCTATCTCTGCGAGGGCCTCCAGGCGTTTTTCGCCCACATCGATCCGTACATGCAGGAGATGACGCGGTTGATCCAAACCAATCGTCCGGCCTCCGAGATCATGGACGTCATCGCGCAGCGAGAGCGCGGTGCATCGGCGTGGCGGGACGTGGGCCGCAACGACGCCTGCCCCTGCGGCAGCGGCAGGAAATTCAAGAAATGCTGCGGCCGTAGCGCCTCGCAGCCGTGA